One window of Cervus elaphus chromosome 6, mCerEla1.1, whole genome shotgun sequence genomic DNA carries:
- the LOC122696486 gene encoding LOW QUALITY PROTEIN: actin-related protein 3-like (The sequence of the model RefSeq protein was modified relative to this genomic sequence to represent the inferred CDS: deleted 2 bases in 1 codon) gives MQGRLPACVVDCGTGYTKLGYAGNTEPQFIIPSCIALKESAKVGDQAQRRVMKGVDDLDFFIGDGAIGRPTYATKWPIRHDILEDWDLMERFMEQVIFKYLRAEPEDHYFLLTEPPLNTPENREYTAEIMFESFNVPGLYIAVQAVLTLAASWTSRQVAERTLTRTVIDSGDGVTHVIPVAEGYVIGSCIKHIPIAGRDVTYFIQQLLRDREVGIPPEQSSQTAKAVKECYSYVCPDLVKEFNKCDTDGSKWIKQYTGINAISKKEFSIDVGCERFLGPEIFFHPEFANPDFTQPISEVIDEVIQNRPIDVRCPLYKNIVLSGGSTMFRDFGRRSQRDLKRTVDARLKLSEELSGGRLKPKPIDVQVITHHMQRYAVWFGGSMLASTPEFYQVCHSKKDYEEIGPSICRHNPVFGVLS, from the exons ATGCAGGGACGGCTGCCGGCCTGTGTGGTGGACTGTGGCACGGGGTATACAAAACTAGGATATGCTGGAAATACGGAACCACAGTTTATCATCCCTTCCTGTATTGCTCTTAAGGAGTCAGCAAAAGTGGGCGATCAAGCTCAAAGGAGGGTGATG AAAGGTGTTGATGACCTAGACTTCTTCATTGGTGATGGAGCAATAGGAAGACCTACATATGCAACAAAGTGGCCAATCCGCCATGATATACTTGAAGATTGGGACTTGATGGAAAGGTTTATGGAGCAAgtgatctttaaatatttaagggCAGAACCTGAagatcattattttcttttgactGAACCGCCACTGAATACTCCAGAAAACAGGGAATATACTGCTGAAATAATGTTTGAGTCCTTCAATGTTCCTGGCTTGTACATCGCTGTACAGGCCGTTCTCACCTTAGCTGCATCTTGGACCTCCAGACAAGTAGCAGAACGGACGTTGACCCGTACGGTAATAGACAGTGGAGACGGTGTCACTCATGTCATCCCTGTCGCTGAAGGGTATGTGATTGGCAGCTGCATTAAGCACATTCCAATCGCAGGACGAGATGTAACATATTTTATTCAGCAATTGTTGAGAGACCGAGAAGTAGGAATTCCTCCAGAACAATCCTCGCAAACTGCTAAGGCAGTGAAGGAGTGCTATAGTTATGTCTGCCCAGACCTAGTAAAAGAATTTAACAAGTGTGATACAGATGGATCAAAGTGGATTAAACAGTATACTGGAATCAATGCTATCTCAAAGAAAGAGTTCTCCATTGATGTTGGATGTGAGAGATTCTTGGGacctgaaattttttttcatccAGAGTTTGCTAACCCAGACTTTACCCAGCCTATCTCAGAAGTTATAGATGAAGTAATTCAGAATCGTCCTATTGATGTCAGATGTCCTCTCTACAAGAATATTGTCCTCTCTGGAGGTTCAACCATGTTCAGGGACTTTGGACGTCGCTCGCAAAGAGATTTGAAAAGAACTGTAGATGCCAGACTGAAATTAAGTGAGGAATTGAGTGGAGGTAGATTGAAGCCAAAACCTATTGATGTACAAGTCATTACACACCACATGCAACGATATGCAGTTTGGTTTGGAGGATCTATGCTGGCTTCCACACCTGAGTTCTACCAAGTATGCCACAGCAAAAAGGATTATGAAGAAATTGGACCTAGCATTTGTCGTCACAATCCA